GTTTGAATTTAGATAGTTTTGAAAACCTGGAAAAGGTGGAGGTGCGCGGTGAGGCTTTCTTACCTTTGGATGTATTTAAACAAATCAACGAAGAAAGACAAAAAGCCGGTGAGCAGTTATTTGCTAATCCCCGCAATGCCGCAGCTGGTACACTCAGGCAATTAGACTGCCGCATTGTAGCCCGACGGCGGTTAGATTTCTTTGCCTACACGCTGCATATTCCTGGTATGGATGACGCCAGTATTGCCAATACCCAATGGGAAGCGTTGACATTGTTAGGAAAGCTCGGTTTTCGTGTCAACCCGAATCATAAGCTATGCTACTCCATAGCAGAAATCGGCGAATATTACCAGGATTGGGATACAAAAAGACTAAATTTAGCTTACATGACTGATGGGGTAGTAGTCAAGCTAAATTCGTTTAAGCTACAGGAACAGTTAGGATTTACCCAAAAATTCCCCCGGTGGGCGGTGGCGTTAAAGTATGCAGCCGAAGAAGCACCCACCCGCGTGGAAAATATCGCCGTGAATGTCGGGAGAACGGGGGCGTTAACACCGTTAGCAGAAATGCGCCCTGTACAATTAGCGGGGACGACGGTTTCCCGTGCTACCTTACATAATAGCGATCGCATCTCCCAATTAGATATCCGCATTGGCGATACTGTGATTGTCCGCAAAGCTGGCGAAATCATCCCCGAAGTGGTAAGAGTAATCAAAGAACTCCGTCCGGCTGACGCTCAACCCTTTGTTATGCCTACCCATTGCCCAGTTTGTGGTCAATTGGTGGTGCGGGAGTTAGGCGTAGCTGTCACCAGATGCGTTAATGCTTCCTGTGCTGCAATTCTCAAATGCGCCATTGAACATTGGGTAGGTCGTGATGCTTTAGATATTAAAGGTATGGGTGAAAAACTGGTGCATCAACTCGTGGATAAGGGTTTAATTCACTCCGTTGCCGATTTATACGACTTGACAGAAACCAAGTTATGTGCATTAGAAAGAATGGGAGAAAAATCGGCACAGAAATTAATCGATGCGATCGCCCAATCGAAACAACAACCTTGGTCACGGGTATTATATGGTTTAGGCATCCGTCATGTTGGCAGTGTCAATGCTCAATTATTGACCCAGAAGTTTCCCACAGTAGACAAATTGATTGGTGCCAGACAGTCAGATATTGAGAGCATTTACGGTATAGGCGTCGAAATTGCCGAATCTGTATATCAGTGGTTCCAGATTAGCGCTAATCAAACTTTAATTGAACGCCTACAAGCAGCAGGGTTACAATTAGCTACGACAGAAGAACCAAAAGCTGTTGGTGTTGGCGCAGCCTCACGCAGTGATGGTAATCAAAAGTTAGCGGGTAAAACCTTTGTGGTTACGGGAACCTTACCAACTTTAAAGCGCGACGAAGCAAAAGCGTTAATTCAACAAGCTGGGGGGAAGGTGACTGATTCGGTGAGTAAAAAGACCGATTATTTGGTTGTCGGCGAAGATGCAGGTTCTAAGTTAGAAAAAGCAATAGCTCTGGGAATTACCCAGTTGAGTGAAGCGCAGTTGTTAGAAATGCTATAGTAATCCTACTACTCTGTCAAGATAAAAATGATGGACTGTAGTGCGGGCATCTTGCCCGCGTGAGCGAGACGCTCACACTACCAAAAATCCCTCAAAACAAAATTGACAGACTACTACGTCAAATCCGGTTAAATGAACACACAAACGGTAGGGAACCCATTTGCGTAAGTCCTATGAGATTTAGCTACATTTTTTTGTAAAGATGCTGTAACATAACTATGTACAAAGTTATGTGAGAGGAGTGATAAACAATGACTAACCAAAAATCTCGACGCTTGGTTGGTAAAACAATTGGGATTGCGATCGCAGCTGCTAGTATTCTCCTCAGCGTTCCCAGTTTTGCTGGTAAACCCGCTCATACATCAGATCAACCCACTCATTCCCAGGCGGCAACTGCTCCTGGTACTATAGTTGAAGTTGCCAGCAAAGCCCGTAATTTCAAGACTTTAGTTGCAGCTGTCAAGGCAGCAGGTTTGGTAGATACACTGTCTGGTCAAGGTCCATTTACCCTATTTGCGCCTACAGATGCTGCATTCGCTAAACTACCAAAAGGCACGCTAGAAAAACTACTCAAGCCGGAAAACAAGGAAACTTTAGTCAAGATTTTGACATATCATGTTGTTTCTGGGGCAATTGATTCTAAAACCATCAAGCCTGGTGAAGTCAAGACGGTTGAAGGTAGCTCAGTTAAAGTGACTTTGACTAAGAAGGGTAGTGTCAAGGTTGATAAAGCCAGAGTCACCAAAGCAGATGTCAAAGCCAGTAATGGTGTAATTCATGTGATTGATCAAGTACTGATTCCTAAAGATGTGAAACTGTAGTCATCTGTCACCACATCTAATATCATGTCCGGGAGCTTACCCATTATACCCGCAATGTAGAGACGTTACATGTAACGTCTCTACAGAATATTTTATTACGGTCATATAACCGGACATGATATAATTTGACTCTTGACAAACCTCATGAGTGGTAGGTAGGGGCGCAAGGCCTTGCGCCCCTACGACGATCTATGGTTATTGCATAAAAATTGGTGTAATTTTGAATTTTCAATTGGGAGCGCAGGGACGTGACGGCTCAATTTGAATACAGCAGACTTAGCCATCCAGACGATGTTGAACAGCTTGGGAGTATTCTGTCCCAGTGTTTTATCGGTTCATCTGGTGAGGAAGAACTCTACATCAACAGAATTGGCAAAGATAATTATCGCATAATCCACAAAGATCAGCAAGTCGTAGGTGGATTGGCGATTATGTCGATTGGTCAGTGGTGGGGTGGTCAGCGTGTACCGATGGCTGGAATAGCCGCCGTGGGTATTGCTCCAGAATATCGTGGAGATGGAGCGGCGATCGCACTTTTGCACCACACCCTCAAGGAACTTCATGGTAATGGTGTACCCATCTCTGTTCTTTATCCAGCTACTCAACGCCTGTACCGCAAAGTGGGGTATGAACAGGGGGGTAGCTATTGTCTTTGGGAAGTCCCGACTGAAAGTATTCAGAAAAGAAACCAACCCCTACCGTTGACACCAGTAGTACCAAGCAACCCAAAAGTCTTTTTTGACCTATATCAGCAGCAAGCAAAACGGAATAATGGATATCTAGATAGACATCCAGTCATCTGGGAGCGACTTATTACCACACAAAAGCAAGAACGACTTTTTGCTTATCTCATCGGGACTTGTGACCAACCCCAAGGCTACATTATTTTTACCCAAGAGCGCACAAACAATGGCACTATCCTGTGGGTGAGAGATTGGGTAATTCTCACAAATGCAGCTAGTGAAAGTTTTTGGTCTTTTATGACCAATCATCGCTCCCAAATCGAACAGGTGCGATGGCATAATTCTGCGATTGATTCTCTAACATTATCACTACCAGAGCAAACTGCGAAAATATTGCGTCAGAAGTACTGGACGCTCCGAGTGCTAGATGTCGCTAAAGCTTTAGAGGCGCGGGGTTATTCAGTCGGAATTCAAGCTGAACTACACTTAGAAGTTAAAGATGACCTCCTAGCAGCAAACAATGGTAGATTCATTCTATCTGTCGCTAATGGACGTGGTGAAGTCACAAGCGGTGGTAGGGGTGAATTACAGCTAGACATTGGCGCCTTAGCACCATTGTACACCGGCTTGTTTACTCCCTACCATTTACAACTAGCGGGAAAACTCGATGGGACCGAAACAGCCTTATTAGCAGCCACCTTAATTTTTGCAGGTTCATCGCCTGGAATGCCAGATTTCTTCTGAATTGTTAATCAACATCCTCACAATATCCTCATATTTTACTTGTATACACATAATAAGTAGTGTAGGAGTTAGGAATAAGTAGTGTAGGAGTTAGGATGAAAGAAATGTACCACATCCCTATTAGGGAAGTCCAATTGACATCCTCCCACCACTAATTCGGAGTACCGAATATAGTGGGGGATTCCAAAGATCGCTCTTTGGGTTTCCTCTTTCCACGACCCGACTTACTTGGAGGAGTTTCCCCACCCATACAGAGGTCGATGTCTCCAGAGGCGTTAGTTCCGACGTGACCCGCCGTACTTAATGCTTTTTCTAGTATGTTCCGCGCTGCGTTCCAATCCCTATCTTGCGTATGCCCACAATGAGGACAAACATGAGTTCTGGTACTAAGAGTCTTTTTGACAACCTCTCCACAATTAGAGCAATTCTGTGAGGTATAATGTGGTGGAACAGCAACCGTGACAACACCAAACACCTTACCAAAATACTCAACCCATTCACGAAACAGCGACCACGAAACGTCGCTAATCGACTTAGCCAAGCGATGATTCTTGATCATATTCCGCACCATCAAATCTTCATACGCCACAAGGTCGTTAGACCTCACCACGCACCTTGCTGTCTTAACAGCAAAGTCTTTACGCTGGCGACTTACTTTGAGGTGTTTACGAGCAAGTTTATTTCTCAACTTAATTCTGTTCTGGGAACCCTTTTTAGTCTTAGACATCCGGCGTTGCAGTCGTCTCAAAGACTTCTCGCTCTTGCGAATCGGTCTAGGATTAGCGACTGTTTCCCCGTTACTATCGGTGTAGAAGTGGTTCAGTCCAACATCAATACCAATAGTTTTACCCGTTGGTTCTCGTCTTTCAACTCGTTCATGGTCAATGCAAAACTGGCAATAATAGCCATCTGCACGACGCACAACCCGCACCCTCTTAAACTGTTTCCTGTGGTAGAAATGCAGGTCACGAGTTCCCCAGAGTTTGAAAGTTCCCGCTTTAAATCCATCAGAAAAAGTGATATACCTGCGGTCATCAGAAAGCTTCCATCCACAAGTTTTGTACTCAACAGAACCATGTGTTTGTTCTTTCTTGAACTTTGGAAATCCCTTTTTTCCTGGCTTATTTTTCTTGCAGTTATCAAGGAACCGAGCAATTGCAGACCAAGCTCTTTCAGCACTGGCTTGCCTTGCCATCGAGTTCAGCTTGGCGACCCAAGGAAACTCAATATTAGCCGCAAGTACAGCGCAGAACTTACTGAGGTCGTATCGCCCAATACCCTTGTTATCCATCCAGTATCTAAGGCTGGCATTGCGAACAAAACGCGCAGTTCTAATCGCTTCATCAAGCGCTTGATACTGTCCGTCTTCTCCCTCAAGTTTGGCCTCAAATACCAGCATATTTACGTCATGTACATTAACGTAAACCATAACATGGATTGGCAAAAAACTCAACTGTTCCCTTTCCCTTACTGGCTTGCAGCCAGTTGTGGTCGGGGAACGTTTCGTTTTTTGCCCTCGATTCATCTCGCCGCCAAATCAAAGATTATGGCGGGAGCCTTCTCTCCGATTTAGGTAAAAAGATGTGCCATTTTTGCTATGGGGCGCAAGAGACGCCATTGGTGTCAACTTAAGTTCAAACGCTTAACCTACTCACTTTTTGCCCCACCCGCTCATCCACCAAACGCAAGCAGTCTGGGGAAGTTTTGGTTTTAGACAAAACTGGGGTGGGGTAACATGGATCTTGATGGTAAGTGAGTGAATTCAAAATCACCGAACATAAACCATGCTAGAAATAAAGGTCAATCAAGAAATGGATTGTCAAGTCTCGAAAGAAGAAGCCTTGGTATTACCTTTGTGGGAAGTGGGAATTGCAGATATTCCCTTAGTAGGTGGTAAAAACGCCTCTTTGGGAGAAATGATTCAACAACTGCGCCCTAAAGGCGTGAAAGTGCCTACAGGGTTTGCTACTACTGCTTACGCTTATAGATACTTCATTTCTGAGGCTGGTTTAGAAGCAAAACTGAAAAATATATTCGCACAGTTAGATGTAGAGGATGTCAACAATCTCAGACAGTGTGGAAAACAAGCGAGAATGTTGATGCTCGAAACTCCATTTGGGCTAGAATTACAAGAGGCGATCGCCCGCGCTTACCAGAACCTCTGTCAAGAATACGGTGCTGATACCGATGTTGCAGTCCGCTCCAGTGCTACTGCAGAAGACCTACCGGATGCTAGCTTTGCCGGTCAGCAAGAAACCTACCTAAACGTCCACGGACTTCAATCTGTACTAGAATCCTGCCACAAATGCTTTGCCTCAATTTTTACCGACCGTGCCATCTCCTACCGACAAATCAAAGGCTATGACCACTTCAATATTGCCCTATCGGTAGGCGTACAAAAAATGGTACGCTCTGATTTAGCAGCGTCTGGTGTCATGTTCTCCATTGACACAGAAACAGGTTTTAAAGATGCTACCCTGATTACCGCTGCCTACGGTCTCGGTGAAAACGTCGTCCAGGGTGCAGTTAACCCAGATGAATATTTAGTATTTAAACCAACTTTAAAACAAGGATATCGCCCAATTATCAAAAAAGAACTGGGTAGCAAAGAAATCAAAATGATTTATGATTTGGGAGGGATGAAACTAACCAAAAATGTCCCAGTTAATCCCTGCGATCGCACCCTATTTGCCCTCAACGATGAAGAAATTCTGCAACTAGCCCACTGGACTTGCATCATTGAAGACCACTATTCCCAAGTGCGTGGTACATACACCCCAATGGATATTGAGTGGGCAAAAGATGGTATGACAAATGAATTATTTATCGTCCAAGCCCGTCCAGAAACAGTACAGTCCCAAAAAGCCCAGAATGTTTTGCGGAGTTATCGCCTATTAGGGACTGGGGACAAGGGAGTGGGGACTCTGAAAGAATCTTCCCCATTCCCAGTCCCTCTCATCACCGGTCGCAGCGTTGGTGAGATGATTGGGCAAGGTAAAGCCAGAGTAATTTTGGATGTACATCAAATTCTCCAGTTTCAACCTGGTGACGTGCTGGTGACAAAGCGCACAGACCCCGACTGGGAACCAATTATGAAACGCGCCAGCGCCATTGTCACCGACTCTGGGGGTCGCACTTGTCACGCGGCAATTATTGCTAGAGAATTGGGAATTCCTGCTATAGTTGGTTGTGATCATGCCACAACTGTCATCCAAACTGGACAGGAAATCACCGTCAGTTGTGCTGAAGGCGAAACCGGCAAAGTTTACTCAGGTTTATTACCCTATGAAGTTAAAGAAGTTCCCCTAGAACAATTGCCCCGCACCAAAACGCAAATTATGATGAACGTGGGCAATCCCGAAGAAGCATTTAAGTTTGCAGCTATTCCTAATGATGGGGTAGGATTAGCACGGTTGGAATTTATTATTGCCAACCAGATTAAAGCACATCCTTTGGCATTGATTCACTTTAATCAACTAGAAGACGAACTGACCCAATACAAAATTACTGCCTTAACTGCCCAATATGAAGATAAAGCACAATTTTTTGTAGATAAACTAGCACAGGGTATTGGTACTATCGCCGCTGCTTTTTATCCCAAACCTGTGATTGTTCGCCTATCGGACTTCAAAAGCAATGAATACGCCAATCTCTTGGGTGGTAAACAGTTTGAACCCCACGAAGAAAACCCGATGATTGGCTGGCGTGGTGCTTCTCGTTATTACGATGCGCGCTATCGCGAAGGTTTTGCTTTAGAGTGTCAAGCAATGAAGCGGGTACGGGATGACATGGGCTTAACCAACATGATTTTAATGATACCATTCTGTCGTACCCCCCAAGAAGGTCGGCGGGTAATCGCAGAGATGGCAGAAAATGGTTTAGTACAGGGAGAAAATGGTTTACAAGTATATGTAATGTGCGAGTTGCCTAGTAACGTGGTACTAGCAGACGAATTTTCTCAGATATTTGATGGTTTTTCCATCGGCTCAAACGACTTAACCCAATTAACTCTCGGACTAGATCGCGATTCGGCTTTAGTAGCCCATTTATTTGATGAACGTAATGAAGCTGTCAAACGGACAATAGCAACAGCAATCCGCACAGTCAAACAACATGGACGCAAAATCGGTATTTGCGGTCAAGCACCAAGCGATTACCCCGAATTTGCACGCTTCCTCGTAGAAGAGGGAATTGATTCGATTAGCCTCAACCCTGACTCAGTGCTGAAAACACTCCTAGAAATAGCAGATGCGGAAACAGCTATTGGGGGTTAGGGGTTAGGGATTGGGGATTGGGGATTGGGGATTGGGGCGCAAGGCCTAGATCCCCTACCCTATCTGTCTCATTCTTTTTTCAAATTGGTGTCACATTTAAACAGTGGTGCGTGACGCCACAAGTATACAGTGTAGGGGCACGGCATCCAAAATCTTTTCTTCTAATGACAATTTTATTCGTGCCGTGCCCCTACGACAATTTTCCTTAACTGAACTGTATTGCCACAAGTCCTGGCTTACATTAATAATTGAAGCGTCACGTACCCTAGGATTATTACTGTTAAAATACTGGCTTTTCAAACAGCAACAAAGACAGCAGAAAATCCATCATAAAAATTGACACCCAAGTGGTGACAACTGCTGTTGTTGCTGATTGTCCTACTTCCTTTGCTCCTCCTCTGGTAGTTAGTCCCCAACTACAACCATTGACACCAATTATCACTCCGAAAATAAATCCTTTGAGCAAAATAATCCACAAATCTGATGGTGCTAAAAAATCTCTGACTGACTCTAAAAATGCTTCTGGTAAAATCTGGAAAAATTGTAATCCCGCAAACATCCCGCCGATAATACCAGTTACTAACGCAAAAATTGTCAGCAAGGGGGTCATCAAAGCCGAAGCAATTACTCTTGGTAGTACTAGATAATCAATGGGATCGGTTTTGAGTATATAAAGTGCATCAATTTGCTCTGTCACACGCATTGCACCTATTTCCGCCGCAAAAGCCGAACCTACTTGTCCCGCAATAATACAAGCAGTCAAAATTGGGGCTAATTCTCTGCAAAAAGCTAAAGCAAAAGCACCTCCCACCGCAGTAACAGCACCATATTGGACTAACTCTCTGGCTGTTTGAATGGTAAAAATCATCCCCGCAAAACCACTCACAAGTAAAACTGGAGATAGGGAAGCAGGTCCAGCTGTCACCATATGTTCGATAATTTTGCGGGAGTAAGTTTTTCCT
The Gloeotrichia echinulata CP02 DNA segment above includes these coding regions:
- the ligA gene encoding NAD-dependent DNA ligase LigA, producing MIQIHPEIKRIEELRQLLQQASYAYYVLDAPIMEDAVYDQLYRELQQLETQYPELVTPDSPTRRVGEKPATQFTSVRHNIPLYSLENAFNLDELQGWDQRWRRQIPPLHLQGEHDGVEYVSELKIDGSAIALTYHNGILVRGATRGDGVMGEDITQNIRTIRSIPLRLNLDSFENLEKVEVRGEAFLPLDVFKQINEERQKAGEQLFANPRNAAAGTLRQLDCRIVARRRLDFFAYTLHIPGMDDASIANTQWEALTLLGKLGFRVNPNHKLCYSIAEIGEYYQDWDTKRLNLAYMTDGVVVKLNSFKLQEQLGFTQKFPRWAVALKYAAEEAPTRVENIAVNVGRTGALTPLAEMRPVQLAGTTVSRATLHNSDRISQLDIRIGDTVIVRKAGEIIPEVVRVIKELRPADAQPFVMPTHCPVCGQLVVRELGVAVTRCVNASCAAILKCAIEHWVGRDALDIKGMGEKLVHQLVDKGLIHSVADLYDLTETKLCALERMGEKSAQKLIDAIAQSKQQPWSRVLYGLGIRHVGSVNAQLLTQKFPTVDKLIGARQSDIESIYGIGVEIAESVYQWFQISANQTLIERLQAAGLQLATTEEPKAVGVGAASRSDGNQKLAGKTFVVTGTLPTLKRDEAKALIQQAGGKVTDSVSKKTDYLVVGEDAGSKLEKAIALGITQLSEAQLLEML
- a CDS encoding fasciclin domain-containing protein, coding for MTNQKSRRLVGKTIGIAIAAASILLSVPSFAGKPAHTSDQPTHSQAATAPGTIVEVASKARNFKTLVAAVKAAGLVDTLSGQGPFTLFAPTDAAFAKLPKGTLEKLLKPENKETLVKILTYHVVSGAIDSKTIKPGEVKTVEGSSVKVTLTKKGSVKVDKARVTKADVKASNGVIHVIDQVLIPKDVKL
- a CDS encoding GNAT family N-acetyltransferase, whose product is MTAQFEYSRLSHPDDVEQLGSILSQCFIGSSGEEELYINRIGKDNYRIIHKDQQVVGGLAIMSIGQWWGGQRVPMAGIAAVGIAPEYRGDGAAIALLHHTLKELHGNGVPISVLYPATQRLYRKVGYEQGGSYCLWEVPTESIQKRNQPLPLTPVVPSNPKVFFDLYQQQAKRNNGYLDRHPVIWERLITTQKQERLFAYLIGTCDQPQGYIIFTQERTNNGTILWVRDWVILTNAASESFWSFMTNHRSQIEQVRWHNSAIDSLTLSLPEQTAKILRQKYWTLRVLDVAKALEARGYSVGIQAELHLEVKDDLLAANNGRFILSVANGRGEVTSGGRGELQLDIGALAPLYTGLFTPYHLQLAGKLDGTETALLAATLIFAGSSPGMPDFF
- a CDS encoding transposase, encoding MLVFEAKLEGEDGQYQALDEAIRTARFVRNASLRYWMDNKGIGRYDLSKFCAVLAANIEFPWVAKLNSMARQASAERAWSAIARFLDNCKKNKPGKKGFPKFKKEQTHGSVEYKTCGWKLSDDRRYITFSDGFKAGTFKLWGTRDLHFYHRKQFKRVRVVRRADGYYCQFCIDHERVERREPTGKTIGIDVGLNHFYTDSNGETVANPRPIRKSEKSLRRLQRRMSKTKKGSQNRIKLRNKLARKHLKVSRQRKDFAVKTARCVVRSNDLVAYEDLMVRNMIKNHRLAKSISDVSWSLFREWVEYFGKVFGVVTVAVPPHYTSQNCSNCGEVVKKTLSTRTHVCPHCGHTQDRDWNAARNILEKALSTAGHVGTNASGDIDLCMGGETPPSKSGRGKRKPKERSLESPTIFGTPN
- the ppsA gene encoding phosphoenolpyruvate synthase; protein product: MLEIKVNQEMDCQVSKEEALVLPLWEVGIADIPLVGGKNASLGEMIQQLRPKGVKVPTGFATTAYAYRYFISEAGLEAKLKNIFAQLDVEDVNNLRQCGKQARMLMLETPFGLELQEAIARAYQNLCQEYGADTDVAVRSSATAEDLPDASFAGQQETYLNVHGLQSVLESCHKCFASIFTDRAISYRQIKGYDHFNIALSVGVQKMVRSDLAASGVMFSIDTETGFKDATLITAAYGLGENVVQGAVNPDEYLVFKPTLKQGYRPIIKKELGSKEIKMIYDLGGMKLTKNVPVNPCDRTLFALNDEEILQLAHWTCIIEDHYSQVRGTYTPMDIEWAKDGMTNELFIVQARPETVQSQKAQNVLRSYRLLGTGDKGVGTLKESSPFPVPLITGRSVGEMIGQGKARVILDVHQILQFQPGDVLVTKRTDPDWEPIMKRASAIVTDSGGRTCHAAIIARELGIPAIVGCDHATTVIQTGQEITVSCAEGETGKVYSGLLPYEVKEVPLEQLPRTKTQIMMNVGNPEEAFKFAAIPNDGVGLARLEFIIANQIKAHPLALIHFNQLEDELTQYKITALTAQYEDKAQFFVDKLAQGIGTIAAAFYPKPVIVRLSDFKSNEYANLLGGKQFEPHEENPMIGWRGASRYYDARYREGFALECQAMKRVRDDMGLTNMILMIPFCRTPQEGRRVIAEMAENGLVQGENGLQVYVMCELPSNVVLADEFSQIFDGFSIGSNDLTQLTLGLDRDSALVAHLFDERNEAVKRTIATAIRTVKQHGRKIGICGQAPSDYPEFARFLVEEGIDSISLNPDSVLKTLLEIADAETAIGG
- a CDS encoding ABC transporter permease; the encoded protein is MAVKLHLKQKYQELWIARCFAAVLLFGQVWLHLIKGKTYSRKIIEHMVTAGPASLSPVLLVSGFAGMIFTIQTARELVQYGAVTAVGGAFALAFCRELAPILTACIIAGQVGSAFAAEIGAMRVTEQIDALYILKTDPIDYLVLPRVIASALMTPLLTIFALVTGIIGGMFAGLQFFQILPEAFLESVRDFLAPSDLWIILLKGFIFGVIIGVNGCSWGLTTRGGAKEVGQSATTAVVTTWVSIFMMDFLLSLLLFEKPVF